Proteins encoded within one genomic window of Verrucomicrobiota bacterium:
- the fabV gene encoding enoyl-ACP reductase FabV, whose product MIIEPKVRGFVCVTSHPMGCAANVKEQIAVAQAQGSVEKGPKRVLVVGSSTGYGLSSRIEAAFGCGADTFGVFFERPASNGRPASAGFYNAAAFEEEAKKAGLYAGSLNGDAFSDELKEKAVKRLKDEMGPVDLVIYSLASPRRTDPRNGETYKSCLKPIGQGFSSKTVDTDKDLVHEVSIAPAEGSDIESTIKVMGGEDWERWIEILAENGLLSENFKTLAYSYVGPELTWPIYKNGTIGKAKEDLDRAAAAITASTSGSAYVAVNKAVVTQASSAIPVVPLYISILFKIMKAEGSHEGCIEQIARLFREHLYHAEGVKLSTDGRIHVDDLEMEEKIQSAVAKVWPTIGTENLRQLSDYDGYQADFLKLFGFGVEGIDYSQEVDPETALSGGSDW is encoded by the coding sequence ATGATCATTGAACCAAAAGTAAGGGGATTCGTATGCGTTACCTCCCATCCAATGGGTTGCGCGGCAAATGTTAAGGAGCAGATTGCAGTAGCTCAGGCACAGGGTTCCGTGGAAAAAGGACCGAAGCGGGTTTTGGTGGTTGGATCGTCTACGGGTTATGGTCTGTCGTCTCGGATCGAAGCGGCTTTTGGGTGTGGTGCAGATACCTTCGGAGTCTTTTTTGAACGGCCTGCTTCCAACGGTAGGCCTGCGTCTGCTGGTTTCTATAATGCTGCTGCTTTTGAGGAGGAGGCAAAGAAAGCGGGTCTCTACGCGGGAAGCCTCAACGGTGATGCCTTTTCCGATGAATTGAAGGAGAAGGCAGTGAAACGGTTGAAGGACGAGATGGGACCGGTGGATCTGGTGATTTACAGTCTTGCTTCACCCCGACGGACCGATCCCCGAAATGGAGAGACGTACAAATCGTGTCTGAAGCCGATCGGTCAGGGCTTTTCCAGCAAGACCGTCGATACCGATAAAGACCTCGTCCATGAGGTATCAATCGCCCCTGCGGAAGGTTCGGATATTGAGTCGACGATCAAAGTGATGGGTGGCGAAGACTGGGAGCGCTGGATCGAGATCCTCGCCGAGAATGGGCTGCTCTCGGAGAACTTTAAAACCTTGGCTTATTCCTACGTGGGTCCGGAACTCACGTGGCCAATCTACAAGAACGGGACCATCGGGAAGGCAAAGGAGGACCTTGACCGGGCAGCGGCAGCCATCACTGCATCGACGAGTGGCAGTGCTTATGTCGCTGTCAATAAGGCGGTGGTGACTCAAGCCAGCTCCGCGATACCGGTCGTTCCGTTGTATATCTCTATCCTTTTCAAGATTATGAAGGCAGAGGGCTCTCACGAAGGCTGCATCGAGCAGATCGCGAGGCTTTTTCGGGAGCATCTTTACCATGCGGAAGGAGTGAAACTCAGCACTGACGGTCGAATTCATGTAGACGATCTTGAGATGGAGGAGAAAATTCAATCCGCCGTTGCGAAGGTTTGGCCGACGATCGGAACAGAAAATCTTCGGCAGCTTTCTGACTACGACGGCTACCAAGCAGACTTCTTGAAGCTGTTCGGTTTTGGGGTCGAAGGGATTGACTACTCGCAGGAGGTAGATCCGGAAACCGCTCTAAGCGGTGGTTCGGATTGGTAA
- a CDS encoding HAD family phosphatase, producing the protein MVRIGKNRVHLQMASLPAFAVLFDWDGVVIDSSRHHQLSWELLAKETGNSISNEQFWESFGQQNKTIIPNLLGWAQDPQEIESLSLRKESLYRDLLKDKGISPLDGVVPLVSALKEAGIPRVVGTSSARENIETALEVMKLEGFFDDVVAAADVEHGKPHPEVFLNAADRARTAPEMCVVIEDSHHGLQAARAGGMKSVGVLSSHSREKLSEADLIVSSMTEISPEVLASLF; encoded by the coding sequence GTGGTTCGGATTGGTAAGAACCGCGTTCATTTGCAGATGGCCAGTCTTCCGGCTTTCGCGGTGCTGTTCGATTGGGACGGTGTCGTTATTGATTCATCGCGACATCATCAACTGTCTTGGGAGCTGTTGGCAAAGGAGACAGGAAACTCGATTTCAAATGAGCAGTTTTGGGAGAGCTTTGGGCAGCAGAACAAGACGATCATCCCCAACCTTCTTGGATGGGCTCAAGACCCGCAGGAGATTGAATCGCTCAGTCTTCGCAAGGAATCGCTCTATCGTGACCTCTTAAAGGACAAAGGCATTTCGCCTCTGGATGGAGTAGTGCCTCTGGTTTCTGCACTGAAAGAAGCAGGAATTCCTCGTGTCGTGGGAACTTCCTCGGCACGCGAGAATATCGAAACAGCCTTGGAGGTCATGAAGTTGGAGGGCTTCTTTGATGATGTCGTTGCTGCAGCTGATGTAGAACACGGAAAACCTCATCCGGAGGTGTTTCTCAATGCAGCTGACCGTGCGAGAACGGCTCCGGAGATGTGCGTGGTGATTGAAGATAGCCATCACGGGCTTCAGGCGGCACGCGCTGGCGGAATGAAATCGGTCGGCGTCTTGAGTAGCCACTCGAGAGAGAAGCTTAGCGAGGCGGATCTAATCGTTTCGTCAATGACGGAGATCTCTCCCGAGGTCTTGGCCAGCCTGTTTTAG